A stretch of the Bradyrhizobium sp. CCBAU 53351 genome encodes the following:
- the mgtA gene encoding magnesium-translocating P-type ATPase: protein MIERFSPAKPLAATFWQMPKDELYRALGSGPDGLSRIEADRRLAIVGANRVDASQGRSALRKLGQRLWNPLVAMLLAAALVSGLSGDIGSFAIIATVLSLSITLDIVQEHRAELTAETLRESVAIQADVVRDGKDATISVTALVPGDVVKLRIGDLIPADGIVLEAQDLQVNEALMTGEPFPAFKTDGACSASLPADATNALFAGTSTVGGSGKMLVVTTGGRTRFGAIASAMAANAPPTALEQGVRRLGLLILRLTLFLTLFVLMAHLVAQRNAMESFLFAVALAVGLTPELLPMVMTVTLARGALRMAKRKVIVKRLSAIHDLGAMDTLCVDKTGTLTEARITLAAHIEPQGRSSDRVLSLARLNSTFQAGVRSPLDDAILSASRDDRDGWVRLSEVPFDFERRCLSVLVGRNGEQTLIAKGAPESILSRCVAVEIDGLAHPLDAAWQQKMADIQARYAGDGFRLLAVAIKSIPAGQQTIAVGDETHLTLIGFCAFADPPKQDAATAIDALSLLGVTIKIISGDHGAVVAHVARSVGLRADRIMTGAEISELTDAALVARVDDIDLFARIDPDQKRRIIAALRHRNHVVGFMGDGVNDAPALHAAHVGISVTGATEVARAAADMILLAPDLSVLAAGVREGRRTFANILKYVRMGTSSNFGNMLSMALASIILPFLPLLPLQILLNNLIYDLSEIGIPFDDVDPEDVAGPESWDMASILRFTIIMGMVSSLFDAITFAVLLKLFDADAPMFQTGWFLESITTQILVIFVIRSRKLPWRANRPHNILIATSLGALLAGVALALGPWGGAFGFTGLSTGLMATIIAIAMAYLISANIAKRLAIAVPQHLR from the coding sequence ATGATCGAACGATTTAGCCCGGCCAAGCCCTTGGCTGCAACGTTCTGGCAAATGCCGAAGGACGAGCTCTATCGCGCGCTCGGCTCCGGCCCGGACGGCCTGTCACGCATCGAAGCCGACCGACGGCTGGCGATCGTCGGCGCAAACCGCGTCGACGCCTCCCAAGGCCGGTCGGCCCTGCGCAAGCTCGGCCAGCGTCTCTGGAATCCGCTGGTTGCCATGCTGCTGGCGGCGGCGCTCGTATCCGGGCTGAGCGGCGATATCGGCAGCTTTGCCATCATCGCAACCGTGCTGTCCCTGTCCATCACGCTCGATATCGTCCAGGAGCATCGCGCCGAGCTCACGGCCGAGACGTTGCGGGAATCGGTGGCCATCCAGGCTGACGTTGTCAGGGACGGCAAGGATGCCACGATTTCGGTGACGGCTCTCGTCCCGGGGGATGTCGTGAAGCTCCGTATCGGCGATTTGATACCGGCCGACGGCATCGTTCTCGAGGCGCAGGATCTGCAGGTCAATGAAGCCCTGATGACAGGCGAGCCGTTCCCGGCGTTCAAGACGGACGGCGCCTGCTCTGCTTCATTGCCGGCGGACGCCACGAACGCCCTGTTCGCGGGAACCAGTACCGTCGGCGGAAGCGGCAAGATGTTGGTCGTGACGACGGGAGGCCGGACGCGCTTTGGCGCGATCGCCTCGGCAATGGCCGCCAACGCACCACCCACGGCTCTCGAGCAAGGGGTCCGCAGGCTCGGACTTCTGATCCTTCGGCTGACACTCTTCCTCACTCTCTTCGTGCTGATGGCTCATCTCGTCGCGCAACGTAACGCAATGGAGTCCTTCCTCTTCGCCGTCGCGCTCGCCGTCGGCTTGACGCCCGAACTGCTGCCGATGGTGATGACGGTGACCCTCGCCCGCGGCGCGCTGCGCATGGCGAAGCGAAAGGTCATCGTCAAGCGGTTGTCCGCGATCCACGATCTGGGGGCGATGGACACGCTTTGTGTCGACAAGACCGGCACGCTCACGGAAGCCAGGATCACCCTGGCGGCGCATATCGAGCCGCAGGGGCGATCCAGCGACCGCGTTCTGAGCCTCGCCCGCCTGAACAGCACGTTCCAGGCCGGCGTGAGAAGCCCGCTCGATGACGCGATCCTGTCCGCGAGCCGCGATGATCGCGACGGCTGGGTTCGGCTTTCGGAAGTCCCGTTCGACTTCGAGCGGCGCTGCCTGTCCGTTCTGGTCGGACGCAACGGCGAACAGACGCTGATCGCCAAAGGGGCGCCGGAATCCATCCTGTCGCGCTGCGTTGCCGTGGAAATCGATGGTCTGGCTCATCCGCTCGACGCCGCCTGGCAACAGAAGATGGCCGACATCCAGGCGCGTTATGCCGGCGACGGCTTCCGGCTCCTTGCCGTCGCCATCAAATCCATTCCGGCCGGCCAGCAGACCATTGCCGTCGGCGACGAGACCCATCTGACCCTGATCGGCTTTTGTGCCTTCGCCGACCCGCCGAAGCAGGATGCAGCCACGGCAATCGATGCGCTCAGCTTGCTCGGCGTGACCATCAAGATCATTTCGGGTGACCATGGCGCCGTGGTCGCGCACGTCGCGCGATCGGTTGGCCTCAGAGCGGACCGGATCATGACCGGCGCCGAGATCTCCGAGCTCACCGATGCCGCGCTGGTTGCCCGGGTCGATGACATCGACCTTTTTGCCCGGATCGACCCCGATCAGAAACGGCGGATCATCGCCGCGCTCCGGCACCGCAATCACGTCGTCGGTTTCATGGGGGACGGCGTCAATGACGCCCCCGCGCTTCACGCCGCCCATGTCGGCATATCCGTCACGGGCGCGACCGAGGTCGCCCGCGCGGCCGCCGACATGATCTTGCTGGCGCCCGACCTTTCCGTGCTCGCGGCCGGCGTGCGCGAAGGGCGCAGGACGTTTGCCAACATCCTGAAATATGTCCGGATGGGAACGAGCTCGAATTTCGGCAACATGCTGTCGATGGCGCTCGCCTCGATCATCCTTCCCTTCCTGCCGTTGCTGCCGCTGCAGATCCTCTTGAACAATCTGATCTACGATCTCTCCGAAATCGGCATCCCCTTCGATGACGTCGACCCTGAAGACGTTGCCGGGCCCGAATCCTGGGACATGGCAAGCATCCTCCGCTTCACCATCATCATGGGAATGGTGTCGTCCCTGTTCGACGCGATCACCTTCGCCGTTCTCCTCAAGCTGTTCGATGCGGATGCGCCGATGTTTCAAACCGGATGGTTCCTGGAATCGATCACGACCCAGATCCTGGTGATCTTCGTGATCCGGTCTCGCAAACTGCCGTGGCGCGCGAACCGCCCGCACAACATCCTGATCGCGACATCTCTCGGCGCCCTGCTTGCCGGCGTGGCGCTTGCGCTTGGCCCGTGGGGAGGCGCATTCGGCTTTACCGGGCTTTCCACAGGACTAATGGCGACGATCATCGCCATTGCCATGGCCTATCTGATCTCGGCGAACATCGCCAAACGGCTGGCAATCGCAGTTCCACAACACCTGAGATAA
- a CDS encoding LacI family DNA-binding transcriptional regulator, with translation MTASAMQPAVRATLEDVARAAGVSLATVDRVVNRREGVRAKTVARVEAAVAKLGYRADVAAARLARGQSFRFAFVLPTGSNSFMTNLTEQVQRTAEWLAGQRGFIDILHVDVFDPDVLAGALEDLSPAYQGVAVIALDHPRVRAAIDELTARGVAVVTLVSDAPSSRRLHYVGIDNPAAGRTAATLMGRFLAGREGTVAVIAGSLSLRDHTERQFGFHQILSSEYPSLVALPVIEGRDDSERTRELTAALLAHHADLRGIYCCGAGNRGIADALEASGRAREVVWITHELTQHTRRFLVRGTLDAIINQDPGHEARSAARILLAHCSGEPISPDQERIRIDIFLRDNLP, from the coding sequence ATGACGGCTAGCGCGATGCAGCCAGCCGTTCGCGCCACGCTGGAGGACGTCGCGCGTGCGGCGGGCGTTTCGCTTGCGACCGTCGATCGCGTCGTCAACCGGCGCGAGGGCGTCCGCGCCAAGACCGTTGCGCGTGTCGAGGCCGCCGTCGCCAAGCTCGGCTACCGCGCGGACGTAGCGGCCGCCCGGCTGGCGCGCGGGCAGAGTTTTCGCTTCGCCTTCGTGCTGCCGACCGGCAGCAACAGCTTCATGACTAATCTGACCGAGCAGGTCCAGCGCACAGCGGAGTGGCTCGCCGGCCAACGCGGCTTCATCGATATCCTTCATGTCGACGTGTTCGATCCGGATGTGCTGGCAGGCGCGCTCGAAGACCTGTCGCCGGCCTATCAGGGCGTCGCCGTCATCGCGCTGGACCATCCCAGGGTGCGCGCCGCCATCGACGAGCTCACCGCGCGCGGGGTCGCCGTGGTCACGCTGGTGTCGGACGCGCCGAGTTCGCGCCGCCTGCATTATGTCGGTATCGACAACCCGGCTGCGGGGCGGACTGCTGCAACGCTGATGGGACGTTTCTTGGCCGGGCGCGAGGGCACGGTCGCCGTGATCGCGGGATCGTTGTCGCTGCGCGATCATACCGAGCGGCAGTTCGGCTTCCACCAGATCCTGTCCAGCGAATATCCAAGCCTGGTCGCGCTCCCGGTCATCGAAGGCCGCGACGACAGCGAGCGGACGCGGGAGCTCACTGCCGCGCTGCTCGCGCACCATGCCGACCTTCGCGGCATCTACTGCTGTGGCGCCGGAAACCGCGGCATCGCCGACGCGCTCGAGGCCTCCGGCCGCGCACGCGAGGTGGTCTGGATCACTCACGAGCTCACTCAGCACACGCGGCGATTCCTGGTCCGCGGCACGCTCGATGCCATCATCAACCAGGATCCTGGGCACGAGGCACGGTCTGCGGCGCGCATCCTGCTCGCGCACTGTTCGGGCGAGCCCATCAGCCCCGACCAGGAACGCATCCGCATCGACATTTTCCTGAGGGACAATCTGCCGTAA
- a CDS encoding ThuA domain-containing protein: MRKALIVWGGWPGHDPDLCASMIRGWLKAEGFEVRIETTTEAFGDPAIHDLSLIIPIYTMSKIEKADALNLCAAVRGGVGLAGHHGGMCDAFRDSVDYQFLCGGQWVAHPGNIIDYKVDLTKPDDPIMKGLKSFEHRSEQYYMHVDPANEVLATTTFTGEHAPWIDGVVMPVVWKKRYGAGRVFYSSLGHRAYELDVPEIRTLMTRGMLWAARE, from the coding sequence ATGCGCAAGGCATTGATTGTGTGGGGCGGTTGGCCAGGACACGATCCCGATTTGTGCGCCTCGATGATCCGCGGCTGGCTGAAGGCGGAGGGTTTCGAGGTCCGGATCGAGACCACGACAGAGGCATTCGGCGATCCCGCGATCCATGATCTGTCGCTCATCATCCCGATCTACACGATGTCGAAGATCGAGAAGGCGGACGCGCTCAATCTCTGTGCGGCGGTGCGTGGCGGCGTCGGGCTTGCCGGTCACCATGGCGGCATGTGCGATGCGTTCCGCGATTCCGTGGACTACCAGTTCCTGTGCGGCGGACAGTGGGTGGCGCATCCCGGCAACATCATCGACTACAAGGTCGACTTGACGAAGCCGGACGACCCCATCATGAAGGGCCTGAAGAGTTTCGAGCATCGTTCCGAGCAATATTACATGCATGTTGACCCCGCCAACGAGGTCCTGGCGACGACCACCTTCACCGGCGAGCACGCGCCCTGGATCGACGGCGTGGTGATGCCGGTGGTCTGGAAGAAGCGTTACGGTGCGGGCAGGGTGTTCTATTCCTCGCTCGGCCACCGTGCTTACGAGCTCGACGTGCCCGAGATCCGGACGTTGATGACGCGCGGCATGCTGTGGGCGGCGCGCGAATGA
- a CDS encoding Gfo/Idh/MocA family protein — protein sequence MRKVGVGIIGCGVISTAYLKAAQRFPVMEVRALADMRSDVAERQGAAFGLPAMRVDQLLKRDDVEIVVNLTVPLAHTDVSLAVLNAGKHVHSEKPLGINVAEARKVMDLAAQKSLRVGCAPDTFLGGGHQTARKLIDDGAIGTPVAGSAFFGCPGHERWHPAPGFYYLRGGGPMFDMGPYYITDLVQLLGPVASVMGSTARPRSERLVTSQPMNGTLIPVEVSTHVAGTLEFESGAVVSITMSFDVPKHRHAPIDIYGDKGSMLVPDPNRFGGEVQVAKTGGEFETVPLTHGHVEGEFRSIGVADMASAILNNRPHRASGALAFHVLEVMEAFQTSADEGRRVKIESRVERPAMLPAGRETGQID from the coding sequence ATGAGAAAAGTCGGCGTCGGAATCATCGGCTGCGGTGTGATCAGCACCGCCTACCTCAAGGCAGCGCAGCGCTTCCCGGTCATGGAGGTGAGGGCGCTCGCCGACATGCGCAGCGACGTGGCGGAGCGGCAGGGCGCGGCCTTCGGGCTGCCGGCGATGCGGGTCGATCAGCTGCTCAAGCGCGACGACGTCGAGATCGTCGTCAATCTCACCGTGCCGCTGGCCCACACCGATGTCAGCTTGGCTGTGCTGAACGCCGGCAAGCACGTTCATTCCGAGAAGCCGCTTGGTATCAACGTCGCGGAGGCCCGCAAGGTGATGGATCTTGCCGCGCAGAAAAGCCTTCGCGTCGGCTGCGCGCCCGACACGTTCCTCGGCGGCGGGCACCAGACTGCGCGCAAGCTGATCGACGACGGCGCGATCGGCACCCCGGTCGCCGGCAGCGCCTTCTTCGGATGTCCCGGCCATGAGCGCTGGCATCCGGCGCCCGGCTTCTACTACTTGCGCGGCGGCGGGCCGATGTTCGACATGGGCCCGTATTACATCACCGATCTCGTGCAGCTCCTGGGGCCGGTCGCGAGCGTGATGGGCTCGACCGCGCGCCCGCGATCGGAGCGTCTGGTCACGAGCCAGCCGATGAACGGCACCTTGATCCCGGTCGAGGTGTCGACCCACGTCGCGGGCACGCTCGAATTCGAAAGCGGGGCGGTGGTCTCGATCACCATGAGCTTCGACGTGCCGAAGCACCGGCACGCGCCGATCGACATCTATGGCGACAAGGGCAGCATGCTGGTGCCGGACCCGAACCGCTTCGGCGGCGAGGTGCAGGTTGCGAAGACCGGCGGCGAATTCGAGACGGTGCCGCTGACGCACGGCCATGTCGAGGGCGAGTTCCGCTCCATCGGCGTCGCCGACATGGCCTCCGCGATCCTGAACAACCGCCCGCATCGCGCCAGCGGCGCGCTGGCTTTCCACGTGCTGGAGGTGATGGAGGCGTTCCAGACCTCCGCCGACGAAGGGCGGCGTGTCAAGATCGAGAGCCGCGTCGAGCGGCCGGCGATGCTGCCGGCCGGACGTGAAACCGGACAGATCGACTGA
- a CDS encoding carbohydrate ABC transporter permease: MSRAETTRAPFDPAVLFKAAFLAVVAVFVLVPLLATLLGGFKSLGELRVNPFGWPTHWEWQNYADILFSARYWQLLRNSLIISTLTVTLTLIVASMAAFTFAHVRFFGSSMLLSYLTLGLLFPAATAVLPLFIKVRDLGLLDTYFGVALPQVAFSLAMSVLLLRRFFRDIPYELLEAALVDGCSYIKFFRYVTLPLSRPILATVGTITFVNSWNAYLLPLVMLNTDALYPWPLGIMIYQGEYSSEWHLILAFITLTILPTIILFLLAQKHIVAGLTAGAVKG, translated from the coding sequence ATGAGTAGGGCCGAGACCACCCGCGCGCCGTTCGATCCGGCCGTGCTGTTCAAGGCGGCGTTCCTCGCCGTTGTTGCCGTCTTCGTGCTGGTGCCGTTGCTCGCGACCCTGCTCGGCGGCTTCAAATCGCTCGGCGAGTTGCGCGTCAATCCGTTCGGCTGGCCGACGCACTGGGAATGGCAGAACTATGCCGACATCCTGTTCTCGGCCCGCTACTGGCAGCTGCTGCGCAACTCGCTGATCATCTCGACCCTCACCGTGACCTTGACCTTGATCGTCGCCTCGATGGCGGCGTTCACCTTCGCCCACGTGAGATTCTTCGGCAGCTCGATGCTGCTGAGCTATTTGACGCTGGGCCTGCTGTTTCCGGCCGCAACGGCCGTGCTGCCGCTGTTCATCAAGGTACGCGATCTCGGATTGCTCGATACCTATTTCGGCGTCGCGCTGCCGCAGGTCGCCTTCAGCCTTGCCATGAGCGTGCTGCTGCTGCGGCGCTTCTTCAGGGATATTCCCTATGAGCTGCTCGAGGCCGCGCTGGTCGACGGCTGCAGCTACATCAAATTCTTCCGCTACGTGACATTGCCGTTGTCGCGGCCGATCCTGGCGACCGTCGGCACCATCACCTTCGTCAACAGCTGGAACGCCTATCTGCTGCCACTGGTGATGCTCAACACCGACGCGCTCTACCCCTGGCCGCTCGGCATCATGATTTACCAGGGCGAGTATTCGTCCGAATGGCACCTGATCCTGGCCTTCATCACGCTCACCATCCTGCCGACGATCATTCTGTTCCTGCTGGCACAGAAGCACATCGTCGCCGGCCTCACGGCAGGCGCCGTCAAGGGATGA
- a CDS encoding carbohydrate ABC transporter permease produces the protein MERRIASVPAMGVAKPSFSPLAVRGPSWDGRFTVLILFLPPALLLFTLFVVLPIGEAAWYSAFNWNGFGKPTNWIGLDNYRFVLETRAFWLALRNNGLIIAVSLAIQLPLALTLALMLAERFRGAVALRMLFFMPYILAEIATGLIFSFVYDGDYGLVASIWRSFGAEPPHLLASTDTAMLAVLIVIVWKYFGFHMMLFIAALQGLDKSLVEAARIDGATRTQALRHVVIPLLYPTIRLSVFFAIVGSLQLFDLVMPLTRGGPADSSNTMVSFLYNNGISRMRVGYGSAIGVILFVICVTFAFTYKRWFMRDE, from the coding sequence GTGGAACGACGCATCGCAAGCGTGCCGGCGATGGGCGTTGCGAAGCCGTCGTTCTCGCCGCTTGCGGTCCGCGGCCCGAGCTGGGACGGCCGCTTCACGGTCCTCATCCTGTTCCTGCCGCCGGCGCTGCTGCTGTTCACGCTGTTCGTGGTCTTGCCGATCGGCGAGGCCGCCTGGTACTCGGCGTTCAACTGGAACGGGTTCGGCAAACCCACCAACTGGATCGGCCTGGACAATTACCGTTTCGTGCTGGAGACGCGCGCCTTCTGGCTCGCGCTGCGCAACAATGGGCTGATCATCGCGGTCTCGCTCGCGATCCAGCTGCCGCTCGCGCTGACGCTGGCCCTGATGCTCGCGGAACGCTTTCGCGGAGCCGTGGCGCTGCGCATGCTGTTCTTCATGCCCTATATCCTCGCCGAGATCGCGACCGGGCTGATCTTCTCCTTCGTCTATGACGGCGACTACGGCCTCGTCGCCTCGATCTGGCGCAGCTTCGGCGCCGAGCCGCCGCATCTGCTCGCCTCGACCGACACCGCGATGCTGGCGGTGCTGATCGTGATCGTGTGGAAATATTTCGGCTTCCACATGATGTTGTTCATCGCGGCACTCCAAGGCCTCGACAAGAGCCTGGTCGAGGCGGCCCGGATCGACGGCGCAACGCGAACGCAGGCGCTGCGCCATGTCGTCATCCCCCTGCTTTATCCGACGATCCGGCTCTCCGTGTTCTTCGCGATCGTCGGCTCATTGCAGCTGTTCGATCTCGTGATGCCGCTGACGCGCGGAGGACCGGCGGATTCCTCCAACACGATGGTCAGCTTCCTCTACAACAACGGCATTTCGCGGATGCGGGTCGGCTACGGCAGCGCCATCGGCGTCATCCTGTTCGTGATTTGCGTGACCTTTGCCTTCACCTACAAGCGATGGTTCATGCGCGATGAGTAG
- a CDS encoding extracellular solute-binding protein, whose protein sequence is MRLLGKLGLAAAACLLGAQIAAADTTVKWLHIEANPVQVKLWEEVARAYEASHPGVKVEMQFLENEAYKAKLPTILQSKDRPNIIYSWAGGVLKTQIEAGVLDDITDQVKGYSDSLTSAALAAFTSNGRVYGLPTALSQVGFLCNKELMAKAKVDPAAIKSWDDLLAAVKTLKAAGVTPIVVGGADKWPLHFYWTHLAVRIGGKPAFDAALKGENGGFAGETFQKSGELFKQLVDLQPFQNGFLGFKNPQAVGYFGDGKAAMTLAISTVYHLQRALAADKTGLSEDKICWFDFPVVSGGKGAPTDTLGGITGWLITKGSPKEAVDFLKYFVSKDVQTRLAAGNFIIPVVQGADAGLNNSFMKLIAANLAKSNYHQNFYDQSLGPSVGRVVNDVTAEIAGGSMSPQDAAKAIEAAWKQGN, encoded by the coding sequence ATGAGACTGCTCGGGAAGCTGGGACTCGCCGCTGCCGCATGCCTGCTTGGCGCCCAAATCGCTGCAGCCGATACGACCGTCAAATGGCTCCACATCGAAGCCAACCCCGTCCAGGTGAAGCTCTGGGAGGAAGTTGCGCGCGCCTATGAAGCGTCGCATCCCGGCGTGAAGGTCGAGATGCAGTTCCTCGAGAACGAGGCCTACAAGGCCAAGCTGCCGACCATCCTGCAATCCAAGGACCGGCCGAACATCATCTACAGCTGGGCCGGCGGTGTGCTGAAGACGCAGATCGAGGCCGGCGTGCTCGATGACATCACCGACCAAGTGAAGGGCTATAGCGACAGCCTCACCTCGGCTGCACTCGCTGCGTTCACGAGCAATGGCCGCGTTTATGGCCTGCCCACCGCGTTGTCGCAGGTCGGCTTCCTCTGCAACAAGGAGCTGATGGCCAAGGCCAAGGTCGATCCCGCCGCCATCAAGAGCTGGGACGATCTGCTCGCCGCGGTGAAGACACTCAAGGCGGCCGGCGTCACGCCGATCGTGGTCGGCGGCGCGGACAAATGGCCGCTGCATTTCTACTGGACCCATCTTGCGGTGCGCATCGGCGGCAAGCCGGCATTCGATGCGGCGTTGAAGGGCGAGAACGGCGGCTTCGCCGGCGAGACCTTCCAGAAATCGGGCGAGCTGTTCAAGCAGCTGGTCGATCTCCAGCCGTTCCAGAACGGCTTCCTCGGCTTCAAGAACCCACAGGCCGTCGGCTATTTCGGCGACGGCAAGGCGGCGATGACCCTGGCGATTTCCACCGTCTATCATCTGCAGCGCGCGCTCGCCGCCGACAAGACGGGTCTGTCCGAAGACAAGATCTGCTGGTTCGATTTTCCGGTCGTATCGGGCGGCAAGGGTGCGCCGACGGATACGCTTGGCGGCATCACCGGCTGGCTGATCACCAAGGGCTCGCCGAAGGAGGCGGTCGATTTCCTGAAATACTTCGTCTCGAAGGACGTGCAGACGCGGCTTGCGGCGGGCAACTTCATCATCCCGGTGGTGCAGGGCGCGGACGCCGGCCTCAACAATTCCTTCATGAAGCTGATCGCGGCCAATCTCGCGAAGTCGAACTACCACCAGAACTTCTATGACCAGAGTCTCGGCCCCTCGGTCGGCCGCGTCGTCAACGACGTCACCGCGGAGATCGCCGGTGGCAGCATGAGCCCGCAGGACGCCGCGAAAGCGATCGAAGCGGCATGGAAGCAGGGTAACTGA
- a CDS encoding SDR family NAD(P)-dependent oxidoreductase, with protein sequence MAAIYSDLAGKVVLVTGGAAGIGAAIVRRFAEQKSKVVFFDIKIDEGQHLARELSDQGLSAHFQHVDLTDIPALRAGVVEARKAHGAINILINNAAHDERHKTEEMTPEYWDDRIAVNLKHQFFASQAVLPDMKAANGGAIVNFGSVSWIAGQGGMAAYTASKSGVIGLTRSLARDYGPYNIRVNAIAPGWIMTERQLEKWMTPAGEIELQQRQCLKRRLVPDEVAKVTVFLASDEASACTAQHYIVDGGWV encoded by the coding sequence TTGGCCGCCATCTATTCCGACCTCGCCGGCAAGGTCGTGCTCGTCACCGGAGGTGCGGCGGGCATTGGCGCTGCGATCGTGCGGCGCTTCGCGGAGCAGAAATCCAAGGTCGTGTTCTTCGACATCAAGATCGACGAGGGCCAGCACCTGGCGCGCGAGCTGTCCGATCAGGGACTGTCGGCGCATTTCCAACATGTCGACCTCACCGACATCCCCGCGCTGCGCGCCGGCGTCGTGGAGGCACGCAAGGCGCACGGCGCGATCAACATCCTGATCAACAACGCCGCGCATGATGAACGGCACAAGACCGAGGAGATGACGCCCGAATATTGGGACGACCGCATCGCGGTGAACCTGAAGCACCAGTTCTTCGCGTCGCAAGCCGTGCTGCCGGACATGAAGGCCGCCAATGGCGGCGCCATCGTCAATTTCGGCTCGGTATCGTGGATTGCAGGCCAGGGCGGCATGGCCGCCTACACCGCCAGCAAATCAGGCGTGATCGGATTGACGCGCTCGCTGGCCCGCGATTACGGCCCCTACAATATCCGCGTCAACGCGATCGCGCCGGGCTGGATCATGACCGAGCGGCAGCTCGAGAAATGGATGACACCGGCGGGCGAGATCGAGCTGCAGCAGCGGCAGTGCCTGAAGCGCCGGCTGGTGCCGGACGAGGTCGCGAAGGTCACCGTCTTCCTCGCCTCGGACGAAGCTTCCGCCTGCACTGCCCAGCACTACATCGTCGATGGCGGCTGGGTGTGA
- the aroQ gene encoding type II 3-dehydroquinate dehydratase, with protein MSRLVYVLNGPNLNLLGKRQPHIYGHETLADVERDCRALARELGLEIRFHQSNREYELIDWIHEARETAAGIVMNPAAFTHTSVAILDALNTFEGTVIEVHISNVHKREEFRHHSFVSKRADGVIAGFGTQGYLLGLRRVARLLDENKE; from the coding sequence ATGAGTCGTCTCGTCTACGTCCTGAACGGGCCAAATCTCAATCTGCTCGGCAAGCGTCAGCCCCACATCTATGGTCACGAGACGCTTGCGGACGTGGAGCGGGATTGCCGGGCGCTGGCCAGGGAGCTTGGCCTGGAAATTCGCTTTCATCAATCCAACAGGGAATACGAGCTGATCGACTGGATTCACGAGGCGCGCGAGACGGCTGCCGGCATCGTGATGAATCCTGCGGCTTTCACCCATACGTCGGTCGCCATCCTGGATGCCCTGAACACGTTCGAGGGGACCGTGATCGAGGTGCACATTTCCAACGTGCACAAGCGCGAGGAATTCCGCCATCATTCGTTCGTCTCCAAACGGGCTGATGGGGTCATCGCAGGCTTCGGCACCCAGGGTTATCTGCTCGGCTTGCGTCGTGTGGCCAGGCTGCTTGACGAGAACAAGGAATAG
- a CDS encoding amino acid ABC transporter ATP-binding protein, with amino-acid sequence MQDQNLIEMKGVQKWYGGYQALRDVDLTVRKGQKIVLCGPSGSGKSTLIRCINRLEPIQQGSIVVNGHRLDDSIRAIDVVRQDVGMVFQSFNLFPHMTVLQNCTLAPIRARRISKTEAEATARKYLERVRIGDQAEKYPAQLSGGQQQRVAIARALCMQPKVMLFDEPTSALDPEMVKEVLDTMIGLANDGMTMICVTHEMGFARQVADRVIFMAEGQIIEEDAPDAFFHNPQHARTRQFLGEILAHH; translated from the coding sequence ATGCAAGACCAGAACCTGATCGAAATGAAGGGCGTGCAGAAGTGGTACGGCGGGTACCAGGCTTTACGCGACGTTGATCTCACCGTGCGCAAGGGCCAAAAGATCGTGCTCTGTGGTCCGTCCGGCTCGGGAAAGTCGACGCTGATCCGCTGCATCAACCGCCTCGAGCCGATCCAGCAGGGCAGCATCGTGGTGAACGGTCATCGGCTGGACGACAGCATCAGGGCCATCGATGTCGTACGCCAGGACGTCGGCATGGTCTTTCAGAGCTTCAATCTTTTCCCGCATATGACGGTCTTGCAGAACTGCACGCTCGCGCCCATTCGCGCGCGCCGCATCAGCAAGACGGAGGCCGAAGCAACCGCGCGAAAATACCTCGAGCGCGTCCGTATCGGTGACCAGGCCGAGAAATATCCGGCTCAGCTTTCCGGCGGCCAGCAACAGCGTGTCGCGATTGCGCGTGCGCTCTGCATGCAACCGAAAGTAATGTTGTTTGACGAGCCGACCTCGGCTCTCGATCCCGAAATGGTCAAGGAGGTGCTCGACACGATGATCGGCCTCGCCAACGACGGCATGACCATGATTTGCGTCACCCACGAGATGGGCTTTGCCCGCCAGGTTGCCGACCGTGTGATCTTCATGGCTGAAGGTCAGATCATCGAAGAAGACGCGCCTGACGCTTTCTTCCACAATCCACAGCATGCCCGCACCAGGCAGTTTCTTGGCGAAATCCTCGCCCATCACTGA